A stretch of Porites lutea chromosome 5, jaPorLute2.1, whole genome shotgun sequence DNA encodes these proteins:
- the LOC140937811 gene encoding RNA-binding protein Musashi homolog Rbp6-like, which yields MATENWYENPDLKKLYVAKLKPETSKETVREFFGNYGEVTEVNIVADNEGNPRGFAFVTMADQAVVDTILEDRPHSIDGQTVFLRRAIPKDDPNPLAQTKTKKLFIGGLNEEATEQDIKEVLAIFTRHPPEQIKLMRDRNTNKFKGYAFAIFHNEDIVDKLFIVRNCTIKNKKVELKKAEEIGGPGGRGGSAGGRGGRGGGRGGRGGARGGGGGGGGGGYSYGGQQYGGSYDNDYYGYGYGYDAYGNGYDQGYSAYSSYGGGGYGGGYNMGQYSSEPSGYGPNRRGGGRGRGGGAGGGGYKPY from the coding sequence ATGGCTACCGAGAACTGGTATGAGAATCCTGATCTCAAGAAGCTTTACGTTGCAAAACTTAAGCCTGAGACCTCAAAAGAAACTGTGAGAGAGTTCTTTGGCAATTATGGAGAAGTAACTGAAGTCAATATTGTCGCAGACAACGAGGGAAATCCAAGAGGGTTTGCTTTTGTCACAATGGCTGACCAAGCAGTTGTCGATACCATTTTGGAGGACCGACCACATTCCATTGATGGTCAGACTGTGTTTTTACGGCGAGCTATTCCTAAAGATGATCCAAACCCCTTGGCTCAGACAAAAACTAAGAAGCTATTCATCGGAGGATTAAACGAAGAAGCCACAGAACAAGACATCAAAGAAGTGCTGGCCATCTTCACCCGCCATCCTCCAGAGCAGATCAAACTAATGCGAGATCGCAACACTAACAAGTTCAAGGGCTATGCATTTGCTATATTCCACAATGAAGATATTGTAGACAAGCTCTTCATTGTTAGGAACTGCACCATCAAAAACAAGAAGGTTGAACTGAAAAAAGCAGAAGAGATAGGAGGACCCGGAGGTCGCGGAGGAAGTGCAGGTGGACGTGGTGGCCGTGGTGGTGGAAGAGGAGGGAGAGGTGGTGctcgtggtggtggtggtggtggaggaggtggAGGTTATAGTTATGGAGGTCAACAGTACGGCGGTAGTTATGACAATGATTATTATGGTTATGGTTATGGTTATGATGCATACGGTAATGGGTATGATCAAGGGTATAGTGCGTATAGCAGTTATGGTGGTGGAGGCTATGGTGGAGGCTACAACATGGGTCAATACAGCTCTGAACCTTCAGGCTATGGACCAAACAGGCGTGGAGGAGGACGTGGACGCGGAGGAGGCGCTGGCGGCGGTGGATATAAACCTTATTAG